The proteins below are encoded in one region of Williamwhitmania sp.:
- a CDS encoding glycoside hydrolase family 65 protein — MSSYLKHDEWNIIEEGFHPEKSRDSESLFSIGNGHMGQRANFEEKYSGSTMQGHYIAGIYYPDKTRVGWWKNGYPEYFAKVINAPSWIGIDIKVDGDYLDLATCKILEFHRTLNMKQSVIERSFTVEMPSGVQVKVKSTRFVSIVEHELGLIRYSVTPLNSSANLEILPYIDADVENEDSNYGEKFWEKTDGSCYHHEAYIASKTKKLDFHICTGMLFDIFAGGSKLSTKAHLVEEDLLLGNRVMLSATAGEEIVVYKYAAVVTSLDHKASDLMQVARKKLQEANEKGFQTLFNEHVAEWERKWEHSDIVIEGDVAAQQGIRFNILQLNHTYTGKDARLNIGPKGFTGEKYGGSTYWDTEAYCFPFFMATAGEEVAKNLLVYRYNHLQKAIENGEKLGFTNGAALYPMVTMNGEECHNEWEITFEEIHRNGAIAYAIYSYVRSTGNESYLADKGLEVLMGIARFWAQRVNYSEAKKKYVMLGVTGPNEYENNSNNNWYSNTIAAWCLEYAIKAAGIVKTQNPARYREIVAKTSFDDSKEIAKWNDIIANMYYPYEKNLKVFLQQDGYMDKEQILVKDLDPEQRPLNQKWSWDRILRSCFIKQADVLQGIYFFEERFDLETIKRNFEFYESRTVHESSLSPCVHSILAAKIGNIDKAYELYLRTARLDIDDYNKEVREGLHITSMAGTWLSIVEGFGGMRVKEGKVSFAPQIPKQWKAYSFKVLFKGVALRVRVTSKEVVIFNEHGNELTFGVYEKDFTVSKGGSITVALKG; from the coding sequence ATGAGCTCCTACTTGAAGCATGATGAGTGGAATATTATTGAGGAGGGTTTTCATCCCGAAAAAAGTCGTGATTCCGAAAGCCTCTTCAGCATCGGTAATGGACACATGGGGCAGCGCGCCAACTTTGAGGAAAAATACTCGGGTAGCACAATGCAAGGCCATTACATTGCCGGCATTTACTATCCCGACAAAACACGCGTTGGCTGGTGGAAAAATGGCTACCCCGAATACTTTGCTAAGGTTATTAATGCACCTAGCTGGATAGGCATTGATATTAAGGTCGATGGAGATTACCTCGATTTGGCTACCTGCAAAATTCTAGAGTTTCACCGTACACTAAACATGAAGCAGTCGGTTATTGAGCGCTCATTTACGGTTGAAATGCCATCGGGCGTTCAAGTTAAGGTGAAGTCGACCCGCTTTGTTAGCATAGTTGAGCACGAACTTGGGCTAATTCGGTATTCAGTTACCCCATTGAATAGTAGCGCTAACCTTGAAATTCTTCCCTATATCGATGCTGATGTAGAAAATGAGGATTCCAACTATGGCGAGAAGTTCTGGGAAAAAACCGATGGGTCCTGCTACCACCACGAGGCATACATCGCCTCCAAGACAAAAAAGTTGGACTTTCACATTTGTACCGGAATGCTCTTTGACATTTTTGCCGGTGGAAGTAAGCTCAGCACCAAGGCACATTTGGTTGAAGAGGATTTGCTACTCGGCAATCGGGTTATGTTAAGTGCTACTGCTGGCGAGGAGATTGTTGTGTATAAGTATGCTGCTGTAGTAACTTCTCTTGACCATAAGGCTTCAGACCTTATGCAGGTTGCCCGCAAAAAACTTCAGGAAGCCAACGAAAAGGGGTTTCAAACTCTTTTTAACGAGCACGTGGCAGAGTGGGAACGGAAGTGGGAGCACAGCGACATTGTTATTGAAGGTGATGTTGCTGCTCAGCAGGGTATTCGATTTAATATTTTGCAGCTTAATCATACCTACACAGGTAAGGATGCTCGACTAAATATTGGACCTAAAGGGTTTACTGGCGAGAAGTATGGCGGAAGTACCTATTGGGATACTGAGGCTTATTGCTTCCCCTTCTTTATGGCTACGGCTGGCGAAGAGGTGGCTAAGAATTTGCTGGTATACCGTTATAACCATTTGCAGAAAGCCATTGAAAATGGTGAGAAGCTTGGCTTCACCAATGGTGCTGCTCTTTATCCAATGGTTACTATGAATGGGGAGGAGTGTCACAATGAGTGGGAAATCACCTTTGAGGAGATTCACCGGAATGGTGCCATAGCCTATGCCATTTATAGCTATGTGAGGTCAACCGGTAATGAAAGCTATCTCGCCGATAAGGGCTTAGAGGTCCTGATGGGGATAGCTCGTTTTTGGGCTCAGCGGGTAAACTACTCGGAGGCCAAAAAGAAATATGTAATGCTCGGGGTTACTGGTCCAAACGAGTACGAAAACAACAGCAACAACAACTGGTACAGCAATACTATTGCTGCATGGTGTTTGGAATATGCCATAAAGGCTGCTGGAATTGTGAAGACACAGAATCCTGCCCGATATAGGGAGATTGTTGCAAAAACCTCTTTCGATGATTCAAAGGAGATTGCAAAATGGAACGACATTATTGCAAATATGTACTATCCTTACGAGAAAAACTTAAAGGTTTTCCTTCAGCAGGATGGATATATGGACAAGGAGCAAATTCTGGTAAAAGATTTAGATCCAGAACAGCGTCCACTTAACCAAAAGTGGTCGTGGGATAGAATTCTTCGTTCATGCTTTATTAAGCAGGCCGATGTGCTTCAAGGGATATACTTCTTCGAAGAGCGGTTTGATCTTGAGACCATTAAGCGCAACTTTGAGTTTTACGAGTCGAGGACCGTTCACGAGTCGTCGCTTTCACCCTGTGTCCACTCCATATTGGCAGCTAAAATTGGCAATATCGACAAAGCATACGAACTTTATCTCCGTACTGCTCGTCTTGATATCGACGATTATAATAAGGAGGTAAGAGAGGGCCTACACATTACTAGTATGGCAGGAACTTGGCTCTCCATTGTAGAAGGTTTTGGTGGTATGCGAGTGAAGGAGGGTAAGGTCTCTTTTGCACCGCAAATTCCAAAGCAGTGGAAGGCATACTCATTTAAGGTTCTCTTTAAAGGGGTAGCCTTAAGGGTAAGAGTGACGTCCAAGGAAGTTGTTATTTTCAATGAGCACGGTAATGAGCTTACATTTGGCGTATATGAAAAAGATTTTACGGTGAGCAAAGGCGGTAGTATTACTGTTGCCTTAAAGGGCTAA
- the fbaA gene encoding class II fructose-bisphosphate aldolase, producing the protein MSSNRFPTGVVTGKTVQEIFAHAKANQFALPAVNVTGTNTINAVLETARSVESPVIIQFSNSGAAFFAGKTISNEGQRASILGAIAGALHVHTLAKEYGVTVILHTDHAAKKLLPWIDGLLDAGEEHYKKTGAPLFSSHMLDLSEEPIKENIEICKKYLTRMSKMGMTLELELGITGGEEDGVDNSGVDSSKLYTQPEEVAYAYEELIKISPNFTIAASFGNVHGVYKPGNVVLNPKILHNSQEYIQKHYNTAPKPVNFVFHGGSGSEKHLIAEALTYGVIKMNIDTDMQWAYWDGIRKYSMAKKDYLQGQIGNPEGEDSPNKKYYDPRVWLREGEKEMVVRLKEAFADLNAINRNK; encoded by the coding sequence ATGAGTAGTAATCGTTTTCCCACCGGAGTAGTTACCGGAAAGACTGTTCAAGAAATTTTTGCGCACGCAAAGGCAAATCAGTTTGCTCTTCCAGCCGTAAATGTAACTGGAACCAATACCATTAATGCCGTTCTTGAAACAGCTCGTTCAGTAGAGTCACCTGTTATTATTCAGTTTTCAAATAGTGGTGCAGCGTTTTTTGCTGGAAAAACAATTTCCAATGAAGGACAACGTGCAAGCATTCTTGGCGCCATTGCTGGTGCATTGCATGTGCACACCCTGGCAAAAGAGTATGGTGTAACCGTCATTCTTCATACCGATCATGCTGCAAAAAAATTGCTTCCTTGGATCGATGGCCTGCTAGACGCAGGAGAGGAGCATTACAAGAAAACAGGTGCACCTCTATTTAGCTCACACATGCTAGATCTATCCGAAGAGCCAATCAAGGAGAATATCGAAATTTGCAAAAAGTATCTTACCCGAATGAGCAAAATGGGTATGACGCTCGAACTGGAGTTGGGTATTACAGGCGGAGAAGAGGATGGTGTTGACAATTCGGGCGTTGATAGTTCTAAGCTGTATACTCAGCCCGAGGAGGTTGCTTATGCTTACGAGGAACTCATAAAGATTAGCCCCAACTTTACCATTGCCGCTTCGTTTGGGAATGTTCATGGTGTATATAAGCCAGGCAACGTGGTGCTCAACCCAAAGATTCTGCATAATTCACAGGAGTATATCCAGAAGCATTACAACACTGCTCCCAAACCAGTAAATTTTGTATTCCATGGTGGTTCGGGCTCCGAAAAGCACCTGATTGCAGAAGCATTAACCTACGGCGTTATTAAAATGAATATCGACACCGATATGCAGTGGGCATACTGGGATGGTATTAGAAAATATTCCATGGCAAAAAAGGATTACCTCCAAGGCCAGATTGGTAACCCAGAGGGCGAAGATTCTCCAAACAAGAAGTATTACGATCCACGCGTTTGGTTACGTGAAGGGGAGAAGGAGATGGTAGTTCGCTTGAAAGAGGCATTTGCTGACCTAAACGCCATCAACCGTAATAAGTAA
- a CDS encoding glycoside hydrolase family 13 protein, with product MKRKLILLLMFLALVFSSTFAQKPERVEPPNWWTNMKDGSLQLLIYGKDIGKTSATLSYPGVVVRKEVRTENPNYLFLYLSINRDAKPGKFKVSLNTNGKEVSSFNYELKQRVAGSAERKGFGSEDVIYLLMPDRFANGDPSNDYQKGYKDTVNRKDPNARHGGDIKGIAEHIDYIKNLGATAVWINPLDENNMNRTSYHGYAITDFYKTDPRFGSNEDYQKLVAQFHANGIKVIKDMVFNHCGSNHWWMADLPSKDWINQWPEFTRSSFRASTISDPHGTAIDRKYMVNGWFDKTMPDLNQRNPLLADYLIQNSIWWIEYAGLDGIRMDTYPYPDADFMSYWDQRVLLEYPNFNIVGEVWMSQPSWCAYWQANSPEAGKFNSNLPSVMDFPLTFAMEKAFDEPSGWDTGLMRLYDILSQDFLYANLNNIMVFAVNHDLSRFFKTKEQVDINRYKLAMTFLLTTRGIPQVYYGEEMLMYGDKANGDGTIRQDFPGGWKADTINDFIREGRTPLQNEAYDFFSTLANWRKGSSALTQGKLIQYVPQDNVYTYFRISPQQVVMVVLNSGKELKEVDPIRFKESIGNYKVGVDILTKMHVDLSKPFTIPARSEMVLLLQN from the coding sequence ATGAAAAGGAAACTAATTCTACTATTGATGTTTTTGGCATTGGTGTTTTCATCAACCTTTGCACAAAAACCGGAGCGAGTGGAGCCACCAAATTGGTGGACCAACATGAAGGATGGGAGTCTTCAACTGCTAATCTATGGAAAAGATATTGGCAAAACGTCAGCAACTTTAAGCTATCCCGGTGTTGTAGTTCGGAAGGAAGTTAGAACAGAAAACCCCAACTACCTTTTTCTTTATCTCAGTATTAATCGTGACGCCAAACCAGGTAAATTTAAGGTATCCTTGAATACCAACGGAAAAGAGGTTTCGTCTTTTAATTATGAGCTTAAACAACGCGTAGCAGGTTCAGCAGAGCGAAAGGGGTTTGGAAGTGAGGATGTTATTTACCTTCTTATGCCCGATAGATTTGCCAATGGTGATCCATCTAATGATTATCAGAAAGGATACAAAGACACCGTTAACCGAAAGGATCCCAATGCACGTCATGGTGGCGATATCAAAGGTATTGCTGAACACATCGATTATATCAAGAATCTTGGAGCAACCGCGGTTTGGATCAACCCCTTGGATGAAAATAACATGAATAGAACATCCTACCATGGTTATGCCATTACCGACTTTTACAAAACCGATCCTCGGTTTGGCTCAAATGAGGACTATCAAAAGTTGGTGGCCCAGTTCCACGCAAACGGAATTAAGGTTATTAAGGATATGGTATTTAACCATTGTGGTAGTAACCACTGGTGGATGGCCGATTTGCCAAGCAAAGACTGGATAAATCAATGGCCAGAGTTTACTCGGTCGAGCTTCCGTGCTTCCACCATTTCCGACCCACATGGAACGGCCATTGACCGGAAATATATGGTCAATGGATGGTTCGACAAAACAATGCCCGATTTAAACCAACGTAACCCATTGTTGGCTGATTACCTCATTCAAAATAGCATCTGGTGGATTGAGTATGCTGGTTTAGATGGCATCCGCATGGATACCTATCCATATCCCGATGCCGATTTCATGTCGTATTGGGATCAGCGAGTTCTCCTTGAGTATCCCAATTTTAATATTGTGGGTGAGGTTTGGATGTCGCAGCCTTCTTGGTGTGCCTACTGGCAGGCAAATTCCCCAGAAGCAGGAAAGTTTAACTCAAACCTTCCATCTGTGATGGACTTTCCCCTAACTTTTGCCATGGAAAAGGCATTTGATGAGCCAAGTGGGTGGGATACGGGACTCATGCGGCTATACGACATTTTGTCGCAGGACTTCCTCTATGCCAATTTGAACAATATTATGGTATTTGCAGTAAATCATGACCTCAGCCGCTTCTTTAAAACGAAGGAGCAAGTTGATATTAATCGCTATAAGTTAGCCATGACATTTCTGCTCACAACCCGTGGCATTCCTCAGGTTTACTATGGAGAAGAAATGCTGATGTATGGCGACAAAGCCAATGGTGATGGTACAATACGGCAGGACTTCCCTGGTGGTTGGAAGGCCGATACCATAAATGACTTTATTCGTGAAGGCAGAACGCCACTGCAAAATGAGGCATACGATTTCTTTTCCACCTTGGCAAATTGGCGTAAAGGATCATCAGCACTGACCCAGGGCAAGCTTATTCAGTATGTTCCACAGGATAATGTTTATACCTACTTCAGAATAAGCCCACAGCAGGTGGTAATGGTGGTGCTTAATTCGGGCAAGGAACTTAAAGAGGTTGATCCTATTCGATTCAAGGAGTCAATTGGCAACTATAAAGTTGGGGTAGATATTCTAACTAAAATGCATGTTGACCTTTCTAAGCCATTTACAATTCCTGCAAGGAGCGAAATGGTGCTACTCCTTCAGAACTAG